One Pricia mediterranea genomic window, ACCATAATCGAATTCCAGGTCCGGCAACATCAACTCCGTCTTATCTCCGACCGCAGCACCTATTGCCGCCCTGAAGAATTCTCTGTGGTTTACCTCGTGGTAATAGAGATCGGTCAGCACCGTTTTCTCTTCCTGCGAACAGTTTTTATAGAATCCGTTGACGACCTTGGTATAGAAATCAGCCTCGAGCTGCTCCAGTGCATAGGCATAGTTTAAAACGCCCAAGTCCCCTTCGCCCAAATCGAAAATTCCATTTCCTTCGTCCGGTGTCTCGTCACCGTCACCTCCGGCATCCGGATTTGGAGGAGTTGTCGGCTGCATGGCCATCTCTTCCTTGCTACAGGCCACCATAAGTCCGGCCCCCGCTACTGCGAGCCCCCCTAACTTGATAAACTGTCTGCGCGGATTGCCGGAATTTCCTTTCGGGCTGATAACCTTGATCTTCTGTTTTTTCATAATGATTGTGCTTTAGTTAATAAGGCAGACTTTTCGTTCTGCTTTGGTAATACTAACGGGATGGGATAGGCGAGGGTTTGGAAATTTGTCGAGATTTAACATACCTCACTTGATTTTAACTAAATTTTAGTAGTTTTTCATCAAAAATGAAGCTTGTGAGTTGTCTTTAATAAACTCTTAAAGGTGTTTTATTGCTAAAAATGCAAGGTGAGGTTACCGTGGTGTTCAGGGATTGCTGGGGGAACGGAATGCTGTCATCCGGGGAATGGCTTCCAGCAAAAACTTGAATCCTGCAAGAACAGGCATCAGATCAACGAAGTCCGTGGGGAAGTTCCTTCACCGTTTTGCTCTTAGGAAATGGAAGCCGGCAAGCACGGGTTCAACGCCCCTATGCTGACGGAGGCTGGCACAAATGGGAGGAGAATTGCCAGGCTTTGGGCGATGCATCAGGAGGACCTATACCTCCACGGTATTTTTACTCGGGGTCCGCTTATATACGTAGGTATAAAGCCACATCAGGGTAAAAGAGGGGATAATATCGAGTCCGGGAACGATTTCTTCAATAAAAGCAAGAATTCCGGCAGTTTGGCCAATTTTGCCCTTGTACAAGCGCGTCATCAGCCATCCGGCAATCGGAGCCCAAACGATATCGGAAAATTCCCCAATAAAAGGAATGGCAAAGGAAAGCATTCCGATGCCATCGAAAACGATACCTAATAACAATTTTTTGTATTTGTTGTCGGTTGCGTTATCCATATAAATAGTTACGTGTTCGGGTGTGGTAGAGCAATAAAAGTGCCAAAAATTCGAGTGGCAGTTCGTAGTTGGCTGTGGCAGTTCGCAGTCGCAGTGGCGGTTGGCAGGGAATTTATGCAGAGGCAAGAACTAAGGGGCAGGCAAGTACCTAGAGGCTCGTGTCTTCGGTCACCCGTCTCCCGTGGAACATCGGTCTTCCATTCTCTATTCTCTATTCTCTATTCTCAAGAAAGTTCTGAACTGATCAGTTTCAAGAACTCGTTACGGGTCTCGATTTTCTCGAACTGGCCCCGGAATCCCGAAGTGGTAGTGACCGAATTTTGCTTTTGCACGCCCCGCATCATCATACACATGTGGGCTGCCTCGATGACCACGGCAACGCCTTTGGGCTTTAGAGTGTTATTAATGCATTCTAGAATGTCGTGGGTCAAGCGTTCCTGCACCTGTAATCTGCGCGCAAAAACATCGACCACCCGGGGTATCTTGCTCAATCCCACAATATGTCCATCGGGAATATAGGCTACGTGCGCCTTCCCGAAAAACGGCAACATATGGTGCTCGCAAAGGGAATACAGTTCGATATTTTTAATAATGACCATATCGTCATAACTTTCGGCGAACATGGCGCTGTTAAGAATTTCCACCGCATCCTGTTTGTAGCCCTGCGTCAAAAACATCATGGCCTTTGCGGCCCGCTCGGGAGTCTTTACGAGTCCCTCTCGATTGACGTCCTCGCCAAGCTCACCGATAATTTTGGTGTAGCTGGACTTTACGTCGTTGGCGATTTCGATATTGTATTCCTCAAGATTTTGGTAAGGGGACATAAGATTGTATGTTGTTTATTTATTTGGGTACAATGTTAAACAAAAATAGGGATCTATCCGAGGGCAATGATACTATTTTCTAGTAAAACTAGCGGATGTATCCTGATTTTCAATGATCGGTTTTAGTATTTTTGATTTTTAAAGAAGATGGTTGTCCGCTTCATTACCTAATCGTCAGATAAGAACATAGACGCTAGATCAACTACCTCGGGGCAAGCCCTCGAAGCATTTGTAAGGAAAAAACATTAGGGTTTCGAGGTAAGCCTCGGAGCATTGAAATCTCGATTATCGAGTAAACAAGAGGTAAGACTGTCGATTTTTCCCGAGGATGGGCCGCGTCTTCAAAATTTTTTAGTCCTTTGTCCGATAAAGAAAAAACCACGCGCATGATCAAGGCCAAAAACATCCAAAAATTTTATGGGGAGCTGCAAGTGCTAAAAGGTGTCGACCTCCACATCGAAAAAAAGGAAATTGTATCGGTCGTCGGAACCTCCGGGGCCGGCAAGACTACTTTGCTGCAGATTTTGGGTACGCTAGACGGGCCTTCGAACCCCGACCAGAGCGAACTGCTGATCGACGGGGTGGCCGTAAATACCTTATCCGACAGAGAACTGGCCCGGTTCCGAAACGCAAATATCGGCTTTATCTTTCAGTTCCATCAGCTGCTGCCGGAATTTACAGCCCTGGAGAATGTCTGTATCCCGGCCTTTATAAAGAACGTCTCCAAAGCTAAAGCGGAGGCCAAGGCCAAGGAACTGCTCGATTTTTTGGGACTTGCGGAGCGCTACGACCATAAGCCGAACGAACTCTCCGGAGGGGAGCAACAGCGGGTAGCCGTGGCGCGTGCCTTGGTCAACGACCCCGCAATCATCTTCGCCGATGAACCGAGCGGTAATCTGGACTCCGAAAGTGCCGACAACCTGCACCGGCTTTTTTTTGACCTACGCGACCAATTCGGACAGACTTTCGTCATCGTTACCCATAATGAGCAACTGGCCGATATGGCAGACCGCAAACTAACCATGGTCGATGGGGTCATCGTGAACAAGGAAGTGGTGGCCTAATGCCAAACTCAAAAAACCGCCTCAAGTTGCCTTAAAAATAGAAGCCCAACACAATTGGAGGTCAGAATTCCGTGAAAAAATCACGATTTAGAATTTTTTAAACGCTATTTAATTCGAAGGGGAAACCATGCTAACGGAAATTTGGGATTTTGTAAAAAATCCGATTTATAAAGAGGATGACACATTTGGTTTTAAGTATCGAATTTCAATTTTTCTCCGACTGTTGGGCTATTCCGTCGCCATAAGTCTCGTTCTTAGCGTGCTGATCGCAATGCTCGAAGCGACCTTCCAAATAAAGCCGGGCGAACATGCTTTGAGCGAAATGCTCGATGAACACGGCTCATTCTACTTCTTTCTTTTTTTGGTCGTCGTAGCGCCTCCGCTTGAAGAATTGATTTTCAGGGGACCGTTGATTTGGTTTAAAAACAGCGGAGCTTTCAAATACGTGTTCTATTTGTTATCCTTGAGCTTCGGCATCGTACATCTCGGCAATTTCGAATCCTTTACCTGGTTCAACCTGCTCTTAATCTTGCCCCAGACCTGCGTGGGCCTAATTTTTGCATTTTTGCGTGTCAGGTTCGATCTGATGTGGGCCGTGGCACTGCACGCATGTTATAACCTTGTCTTAGCGGGCCCGATACTACTAATGAAAATTCTAAACATACCTTTGGAATGACCAAAACAGAACTTAAGGATTTTTTGGATGCCAAGGTCCTGCAATACGAACATCCCAAGTTTCTGGAAAGCGATCCGATACAGATTCCCCATCGCTTCTCCTTAAAAGAGGATATCGAGATCAGCGCCTTTCTGACCGCCACCATTGCCTGGGGCAACCGCAAAAGCATTATCAACAACGCCACCCGGCTAATGAACTTGATGGACAACGCTCCCCATGATTTTGTAACGAACCACGAGGCGCACGACCTGGAACGGTTGACGGATTTTGTGCACCGTACCTTTAATGGGCGGGATGCATCCTACTTTATAACCAGCTTAAAGAACATATACGGACTTCACGGGGGACTCGAAACGGTCTTCGCCATGGAGGCCCCAAAGGGTTTCCAGCAATCCTCCATATCCTCCTTTAAAAAAAAATTCTTCGAGCTTCCCCATCCTGCCCGTACCCAAAAACACGTGAGCGACCCGATGAGAGGTTCCGCTGCGAAGCGTATCAACATGTTTTTAAGATGGATGGTGCGACCCGATGATACAGGGGTGGATTTCGGACTTTGGAAACAAATCGGCACCGACCGTTTATCCTGTCCCCTGGATGTACATTCCGGCAACGTGGCGCGAAAACTTAAACTGCTCCTACGCAAGCAGAACGACGCCAAAGCCGTGGCCGAACTTGATAAAAATCTGCGCAAACTCGACCCCATCGACCCCGTAAAATACGATTTTGCATTATTCGGGTTGGGCGTTTTTGAAAAGTTCTGAAGTAGGAATGACGCAAGGAATAAGGAAGGAATGACGCAAGGAATAAGGAAGGAATGACGAAAGGAAGAAGGACTGAACTATACTTTTGGGCAGGGCGTAGCCCCGTAGTTTATTTTCCCATCCGTAAACCCGTACACTCCTAAACTTTTTCCTAATTTTAGGGCGTATCCATAAAAACCAATTTGATGAACAAGCTTTTCGCCAGTGTCCTGTTGCTATTCTGCTTTAATTTTGCGCTCAATGCGCAACAAAAAGAAGCCCAAAAAACCGATTCCCCCTCGTATTCCGCCTATCAACGGAAAATTCCCATCGATACGGCCATTACCACCCAGCACAGTGTGACCATCAACGGAACCGCCATCGACTATACCGCTACGGCGGGCATGCAGCCCGCATGGGACGAAAAAGGAGAGCCGATTGCGGCCCTGCAGTACACCTATTATACTAGAAACAATGTCAAGGACAGGGCGGCTAGACCTTTGTTGATCTCCTTTAACGGGGGACCGGGTTCGGCCTCGGTCTGGATGCATTTGGCCTATACCGGGCCGCGCATCCTTAAAATCGACGATGAGGGATATCCCGTGCAACCTTATGGGATCAAGGACAATCCCTTTTCGGTGCTGGACGTGACCGATATCGTTTATGTGAATCCGGCCAATACAGGATATTCCAGGACGATTCCTGAAGAATTGGACGAAAAAGGCCGCGAGAAATTCTTCGGTATCAATGCCGATATCGAATATCTGGCGGAATGGCTGAACACTTTTGTTACTCGCCACAACCGCTGGCGATCTCCCAAATACATTGTAGGCGAGAGTTATGGCGGTACCCGGGTCATGGGGCTCTCCCTCGCCCTGCAAAACCAGCAGTGGATGTACCTGAACGGCGTTATCATGGTCTCTCCCGCAGACTATAAGGTCATACGGGTCGGGGGCCCGGTTGCCGACGCCATGAACCTACCCTATTTTACCGCGGCAGCATGGCATCACAAGGTTCTTCCCCCTGAACTTCAGAACAAAGACTTGCTCGATATCCTTCCGGAATCCGAAGAATATACCTTGAACACCTTGATACCCGCTTTGGCCAAAGGTTGGAGTATCGGGGAGAGCGAAAAAAATGCCGTGGCCGAAAAAATGGCCCAATATACCGGGTTGGCCAAAAAGGAAATCCTCGATCAAAATCTGGTCGTCTCCACTTCCTATTTTTGGAAAAATCTTTTGAGGGACAAGGGCGCCTATACCTTGGGAAGGCTCGATAGCCGATATTTAGGTTTTGACAGGCAGGTAGCAGGGATGAAAACGGACTACAATCCCGAGCTGACCTCGTGGCTCCATTCCTTCACCCCGGCCATCAACTATTACTTACAGGAAAAGCTCAATTTCAAGACGGACATCAAGTACAATATGTTCGGACCGGTACATCCGTGGAACAATGAGAACGACAATACCCGTGACGATCTGCGCCAGGCCATGGCCCAGAATCCCTATCTCAACGTACTGATCCAAAGTGGGTACTACGACGGTGCCACCACTTATTTCAATGCCAAGTACACCATGTGGCAGGTCGATCCCAGCGGGCGGATGAAAGATCGCTTCGAATTCAAGGGGTATCGCAGCGGCCACATGATGTACCTGCGGCGCGATGATCTTGAAACGGCCAACAACGACATACGCAAGTTTATCGAACGTACCATCGCGAACGGAGAAAGTGCTAAATATTAATCCGACGCAGGCGATCAAATTTAATAAAACTCAACCGTAGTCGATCTTACCAGAAAAACCGTTTAAGCGAGAATAGCTATAAGCAACCTCATGCAGCCGAAGATTTTCCTGAAAATCCTGACCATAATCCACACGACACTTACGGCGGGCTTGCTGATCTTTGCCATTTTTGCCTATTACCAAAACCAGGATTTTATTGCGCGGATGGACCGGCAGTCCCTTTTCACCTATATCGTACCGATAGTGGCGGCGGCCGGGTATTTTTTAAGCCAATGGATTTTCAAAAAACAATTGGAAGCGATAACAGAGCAAGAGCAGCTTTCCTTGAAACTGGGAAAATACCAGACGGCGTCCATACTCAAATATGCGGTTCTAGAGGGACCGGGACTTTTAGCCTTATTGGCGTATTTGTGGACGGGAAATGCGCTACATTTGGTCATCGCCTTGGCCTTGATCGTTTATTTGTTCGTGCAACGGCCGAACGCTGAAAAAATAAAGCGGGAGTTGCCGCTCAATTTAGAAGAACAAAAGCAATTCGATGAACTCATATAAACCATTTTGATGCGAAACCCCCAGGTCAAGATCGGTCAAGGCGCACTGAACGAACAACTTCGATCCATGCGTACGAGGCATCAAATTCACAAAACCAATTCCCAAATTCCCAAAAGGAAATGAATATGACACTAGCACCGGGAAATTCAGGTCATGGAAATTAACACCACAACCACAACAGTATGAAAAACCTTAGATCTTTTTTACTCGCTTTTTTAATTGGCATCGGCCTTGTAGAAGGTCTATATGGACAAGATTGGGCCAATTTAGAGCAGTTCCGGGAAGCCAACCAGAAACTGGACGCTCCTACCACAGATGAGAATCGTGTGGTTTTTATGGGAAACTCCATTACCATAGGATGGCTGAACAAAAGACCGGAATTTTTTAAGGCGAAACCCTATATCAATCGAGGCATCAGCGGCCAAACCACGCCACAGATGCTGGTCCGTTTTCGACAGGATGTCGTGGACCTCAAGCCCAAAGTTGTCGTTATTCTGGCAGGCACCAATGATATTGCCGGCAATACGGGGCCCTCGACCCTTAAGATGATCGCCGATAATATCAAATCCATGGCCGAGATCGCCACGGCCAACGACATCAAGGTAGTGCTTTCCTCTACCTTACCGGCCTTCGACTATCCGTGGAAACCCGGACTTGGACCCGCACCCAAGATCATCGAGCTCAACAAAATGATCAGGTCCTACGCCGAGGAAAACGGACATGTTTATTTGGACTATTTTTCCGCCATGGCGGACGACCGCAACGGACTTCCCAAAAAATATGCCCACGATGAAGTGCATCCGACCGTCGAAGGCTATAAAGTCATGGAGCCCCTAGTAGAGGAAGCGATTTCCGAGGCTTTGTCGAAATAGAAAGACCGAAACACAGAAGAGTGAGTTCCCGAAACACCGACACGAAAAATAACGACGTCCCGTTGGCACCTACTGAGGGGAAATGGGATACCATCGTCATCGGCTCCGGTGCAGGGGGACTGGCGGCGGCCATCTGCTTGGCGCGTGCGGGTCAAAAAGTGCTGGTGCTGGAGCAACACGATGTTCCCGGAGGCTGGTGCCATAGCTTTTACCTGGACGGACATCGGTTTACCCCGGGCGTTCATTACGTGGGACTTTTGGGAGAAGGCGAAGCCACCAGCAACCTATATCGCGGATTGGGAATAGCCAATGACCTGGTCTTTTTCCGGATGAATCCCGATGCCTACGAGCACGTGCATATCGGTGCTGCACGTTTTGATTATCCCGCTAATTTCGATGCCTTGATCGACCGCCTCTCCCACCGGTTCCCCAAGGAGCGGAAGAACGTCCGCAAGTATCTGGAGTTGACCCGAAAGGTCAGCCGACAACTCTATGCGATGCCCTATCTTAAGGGATTTAGGCAGAAATTGACCCTCCCCTACCGCACCCGGCATTTAGTAAGATACGGGCTCTTCAGCCTAAAACGGGTTATCGGCTGGCATATCAAAAATCCCCTGCTAAAAAACATTCTCAACGTGCAGTGCGGCGACCACGGCGTATCGCCATCCAAGGTACCCTTCGTGCTGCACAGCGCGTTGATGTACCACTATTACCAAGGGGGTTACTACCCCATGGGCGGGGGCGGAGCCTTGATAAAGGCCATGACCAATGCGCTTAAGCGCCATGCCGGGGAAATTCGCACCAGTACCGGGGTACGCGATATTCTCTTAGAGGGCGATCGACAGAAAAAAGCGGTCGGGGTGACGCTGGACAACGGCCAGCAACTTTTCGCCGACCGTATCGTATCGAACGCCGATGTCGGTATCACCTATAACACACTGATAGGTCGGGAAAATTTAAGTTCCAAATTGCAGAAAAAACTTGCAAAGACGAAGTATTCCTGTACCTCGCTGATGCTTTTTTTAACCGTGGACATGGACCTGCGAAAGGCCGGGATGGATTCCGGAAACATTTGGATGATGCCGGAAACTAAAGACGGCGGAGACCCCTTCGAGCAAATTCTAAATGCCGACATCGATCAGGGCGATGCCTTTGAGGCTCTTTTCATCAGCTGTACCACCCTCAAAGATCCCACGAGTTTCGACGGAAGGCACCATAGCATCGAAGCCATAACCTTTATCGATTACCAAGCTTTCGAAAAATACAAAAACGAGGATGCAGAGCGCTCCCAAGCGTATTTGGATTTTAAGGAACGGCTCACTCAAAAAATGATCAAAGGGCTTGAAAAGGCCATCCCCGGCATCAGTGAACATATTGTACACCAAGACTTGGGCACGCCTATTACCAACGAATACTATATCAATACCACCGACGGCAACGTGTACGGCACCGAAAAAAGCCTCCAACATATCGGTCCCTTTGCCTTCAAGGCCAAAAGCGAAATCGAGAACCTGCACCTCTGCGGGTCCAGCATTCTGTCACATGGGGTTGCCGGGGCCTCACATTCGGGAGTAGCCACCGCCGCCCAGATTTTAGGATGCCATCCCGATGAACTGAAAGCCCCGCCGGAAAATCAGCATCTAAGGATCTATGAGGCCGAAGATGCATCCGAGTATCCGGATTGGATGGTCAAAAAGATAAAGGTCAAACGCGCTCGGGGGACATCCAAAGTAAAAAAACAGTGAAAATGGCATCGTTTATGTACAATACTGCGAGGGTTTGTACGTTCCAATCGAGTGTAGGAGTGTCCCTACCCCAGCAGGACTTATTTCCCTATGAAAAAAGAATGCCATACTTTTACGTCCAATTAAAACTATCATCCAAACGAATACCTGTTTAAAATATCCCCTAAAATCGATATTACCATGATGAAAAAATACGTACTCCCCCTACTTTTTATTCTCTGTGCGTCCGTTAGCCTGCATGCCCAAAGAAAAAGTGAGCTGTTCGACCGAATCGATAACCTGAGAGCGCAATTGGATTCCCTGAACTCAGAACTGCTGAACGCCCGCAAAGACGAAAGGGTAGCCCAGACCCGGGCCGCATCCTTCGAAGCCCAGGTGACAGAACTGCAAGAGACCAACAACAGTCTGATGGCCAACCTCACCGACTTTACGACAGTCTCCACAAAAAATTCGGATATCGCGAACAGTGCCATCAGAAGTCTTCGGGCGACCGAGGCCAAACTGGGATCGATCAAATCGGCTATCTCCAGTAACGACTCCACCATCATCGTAGTGTTGACCAACGTAAAACAGACCTTGGGAGAGAATGCAAGGATTGCCGTAACGAACGGCACCGTCGTTGTCTCCTCCGATCTGGAAAGTCTTTTTGGAAACGATACGGACACTACCCTGACCCCCGAAGCGGAAATTTGGACGGAAAAAATAGCCGACGTGCTGAAGGCCAATCCCACCACTGCTGTGGATATCGAGGGACTAAGCATGACCGGGAATCTCAATGTACCCGCCCTACAGGCCCTGAAAATCTCCACCGTACTACAGAATAAATTCGCCATCGACCCCGAGCGAATCACGACCGTGGGCAAGGACGGAAACCTGAAGGAAGGGATACAGGTGAAAATACATCCTAAATTCGACGATTTCTATCTGATGGTGCGGGAAGAAATGAAAAACTGACATAATTTTTATAAAATTCCTTCGTTTTACATCCAGAGCTCGACTTGAGTTCACGGTAATCAATAATACACTATATGTCCGGAGAAGGAATTTTGCAAATGTTCGGTTTTTTGCTCCCCGCAGTAGTTACCGGGGTAGTCGCCTTTTACTTTTTTAAGCTGCACACCAAGAACGAGGACGGTCGCCGTCGCTTTCTGCTGCATAAAGATACCCAGAAGAACACCCTCCCTATCCGGCTCCAGGCCTACGAGCGGATGGCGTTATTTTTGGAACGGATTTCCATTGCCAGTCTCGTGGTACGGGTCGCGCCCAAATCTACGGATAAAAATGCCTATGAGTCCCTGCTGATAAAAAGTATCGAAAACGAGTTCGACCACAACCTATCGCAGCAGATATATATGACCGACGCGTGTTGGAATATTATCAAGGCTGCCAAAAATGCCACCGTGCAGATGATCCGAAAGGCCGCCATGAGTGAAACGGATTCGGCGGACAAGCTTCGCGAGGACATCCTGACCCAGACGATGGACAAGGAATCGCCCTCCGCCACGGCATTGGCCTTTGTCAAAAAAGAGATTGCGGATTTGTGGTAAAGGAAGTTTAGGAGTGTATACGTTGATTAGTGTATAAACACAGCTACCGGTTGTCTACCGAACGGCAACTGCCGATTGTAACTGCCCCTGCCAACTATTTGACTTCCGGTTCGATCTGGTTCAGTTCGGTATTTTTGTGCTTGGCGAAATTGCGCCCACTCTCCCACCACGCGGTCATCTTGGCTTTATCGAAAATCAGGGAATTCGTAGTGAGTACCGTCGGAGTGTAGTAAAAATTGATGATGGCGTCGTTGTGGTTGGCCACATACTTCCCAATCCTGATATTCTGATTTTCGATACGGTCAAGCATAAACTCAAAAATAGAGGTCATCAGTGAAAAGGGATTTTTTGAGGGAAGCCGATTCAAATGGCTTACCTCCGTTTGTAGGATAATAACGTCCACTTCCGTCGCCCCACGTTTAATGGCCTCTTCGATAGGCACCATATTTCCCAAGCCGCCATCGGCATATTCGCAACCGTTTTTACGGACGAGGGTCATGAACGGGGTATAGTTGCAGGAAATCCAGATCCATTCACAGAACTCCTCGTAATCGTAATCGTCGATACTCTTATACTCCACTTGGTTCAACGAGAGGTTGGAGACCGTTACAACAATTTCTTTTGGACCCTTTTTCAGGGTATCGAACTCCTCCTGGGTCAGCGTTTCCTTGATTAGTTTGTGAAGGTTGTGGCTTTCCCCGAATGTCTTACTTCCGTTATAGAAATTCTTCAGCACGTTCCAATGGTTGATACCGATGGTGTTCACCCCGTGTTTCTTTTGGACGGTAAAGGGGCAATTGCTGAAAATACTATCTTGATCCACCGAGGTATAAGCCTTTTTGATCTTATCGATTTTTTGCAGGGCCAGATGCGAGATCAACAGGCTGCCGGTCGAAGTGCCCAAGAACAGATCGTAGGTATGATGCAGCTCTTGCATCAAGTATTGGGCAACCCCGCCCGCAAAAGCCCCTTTGCTGCCCCCGCCCGAAATGACCAATGCTCTCATAGTATTATGGTTGTTAGTTGTTATTTGTTGGTTGTCGGTTGTCGGTTTGATTTGTATGTGCCGTTAGCTAGTGACCAATGAACAGTGTTCGGTGCTCGATTGGCCGTTCATTTCTTATTTCGATAGAACCGTTCTCAAAACATAGCTCACCGGTCGCAGTTCGTCACTGACAGTCCGGCGTCCACAATTCAAAACCCGCACTTACCGTTTCCTTTTCTCCGTGCCAAGTCCGCACTACTCAATACGAAGTACTCAATACGAAGTACTCAGTACTCAGTACTATCCAAATAACGTAAATCTTCCTCCTTTAGTTCCATCGATAAAATTTCCACCCGTTTTTTATATTCCGGATCTTGTATCAGTTCATCCAACAGCCTGCGTGCAAAATTCCTGAACTGCCAAGCGTGATGGTCTGTCGCCTGAAGCAAGTCCTTTAGGTTTTGATCGGTAAACCCGAAAACTTCCTTCAGGTAAAAAAAGGCGCCCTGTCGGACCTCAAAGGAATATTGCGGCGCGGTGTACCCGCTCAATTCATCGAAATAGGCCTTAGTTTCGCTCCCCTGGTAGTCTTCTGTCAGTATGGCCAAGGTCAGCCATAAAAGGCGCAGATTTTTGTTGGGGAGTCCCGTTAAACCCTTGGTCTTATCCAAATAGTTCTTTTTGTCCTGTGGATAGGTCTGCCACAGTTTGATCAAAGCGTTTTCTTGGGTCACGTAGCTACGGTCGTTCAAGAGGGACTCAAAAGCGGCTTTCGGATACACTTTGATATCGGGGACGGTGGACAAGGCTTGCCTTAGGGGGACCGAATCGGAGGCAAAAGCGGCTTCTATCATCTTGTCGGGAAGGGCAGATCCATGCTTTTCAAGGATGTATTTTTTAAGATGGATGGATGGGCCGGCGTTCCAGTATTCGGCGTAGTCGATAGCGTCATCCGGTTCTTTCTCAAGCTCCTGCTCCATTTTAAAAAGTAGCCGTAAGGATGCAGAATGCCGGGCCAGGCTTTGTTTTGCCTTTTCAAAGGGGATGGATCGGCTATCGAGCCATTCCATCTTAAAATCGGACAGGTCCCTGCCGGATACGCTTTCCATGGTTTTCAAAAACTCGGAGACCCTGGCATTTCTAAAACGGTACTTTTTCAGATAGGTTTGGATGCCTTTGCGGAAGGCCTTGTCCCCCAACTGCTCCCTAAGCATATAAACGGCCCAGGCCCCTTTTTCGTAGAAGGTCAGGCTACTGGCTTTCGGGTTGAGTAGGCTTTCCCCCTTATCCTTGTCGAACTGTTCCTGGAGCTGCGTCAATGAGGCATACAGTTTCCAATGGAAATGATCGTCCCCGAAAACCTTCTTTTCCGACAGGTAGGCGTAATAAGTGGCGATCCCTTCGTGCAACCAATGATGGCGGGCGCTCTTTTCAGTAACCAGGTTCCCAAA contains:
- a CDS encoding phytoene desaturase family protein; the encoded protein is MSSRNTDTKNNDVPLAPTEGKWDTIVIGSGAGGLAAAICLARAGQKVLVLEQHDVPGGWCHSFYLDGHRFTPGVHYVGLLGEGEATSNLYRGLGIANDLVFFRMNPDAYEHVHIGAARFDYPANFDALIDRLSHRFPKERKNVRKYLELTRKVSRQLYAMPYLKGFRQKLTLPYRTRHLVRYGLFSLKRVIGWHIKNPLLKNILNVQCGDHGVSPSKVPFVLHSALMYHYYQGGYYPMGGGGALIKAMTNALKRHAGEIRTSTGVRDILLEGDRQKKAVGVTLDNGQQLFADRIVSNADVGITYNTLIGRENLSSKLQKKLAKTKYSCTSLMLFLTVDMDLRKAGMDSGNIWMMPETKDGGDPFEQILNADIDQGDAFEALFISCTTLKDPTSFDGRHHSIEAITFIDYQAFEKYKNEDAERSQAYLDFKERLTQKMIKGLEKAIPGISEHIVHQDLGTPITNEYYINTTDGNVYGTEKSLQHIGPFAFKAKSEIENLHLCGSSILSHGVAGASHSGVATAAQILGCHPDELKAPPENQHLRIYEAEDASEYPDWMVKKIKVKRARGTSKVKKQ
- a CDS encoding patatin-like phospholipase family protein — its product is MRALVISGGGSKGAFAGGVAQYLMQELHHTYDLFLGTSTGSLLISHLALQKIDKIKKAYTSVDQDSIFSNCPFTVQKKHGVNTIGINHWNVLKNFYNGSKTFGESHNLHKLIKETLTQEEFDTLKKGPKEIVVTVSNLSLNQVEYKSIDDYDYEEFCEWIWISCNYTPFMTLVRKNGCEYADGGLGNMVPIEEAIKRGATEVDVIILQTEVSHLNRLPSKNPFSLMTSIFEFMLDRIENQNIRIGKYVANHNDAIINFYYTPTVLTTNSLIFDKAKMTAWWESGRNFAKHKNTELNQIEPEVK
- a CDS encoding M1 family metallopeptidase; translation: MKWLFVSLLVLDCTFGITQHQEKVDFIRGDVFLTPLPEHKRIDGTVTYDFEVLEDVDSVFLDAHQMDFSAVLLDGKKMAYSNSGSKITISKRLEKGEKHQLHLKYSCIPKQTVYFFGWDDDVVDNEQIWTQGQGKYTSHWLPSFDAMEEKVEFDLRIRFDAAYEVIASGTPTVDNDTIGSGMPNPVSRMLNAVNEVTDRRMPTAENAVGADSSQTAASEVIVNRMPVDTKPDFTKIKTWRFDMQHPMSSYLLAFAIGNYDKQQLHSDSGVPLTNYFYPKDSLRVEPTYRYSKVIFDFLEDEIGVSYPWGNYKQVPVHDFLYAGMENTGTTIFSDGYVIDSIAFVDKNYVNVNAHELAHQWFGNLVTEKSARHHWLHEGIATYYAYLSEKKVFGDDHFHWKLYASLTQLQEQFDKDKGESLLNPKASSLTFYEKGAWAVYMLREQLGDKAFRKGIQTYLKKYRFRNARVSEFLKTMESVSGRDLSDFKMEWLDSRSIPFEKAKQSLARHSASLRLLFKMEQELEKEPDDAIDYAEYWNAGPSIHLKKYILEKHGSALPDKMIEAAFASDSVPLRQALSTVPDIKVYPKAAFESLLNDRSYVTQENALIKLWQTYPQDKKNYLDKTKGLTGLPNKNLRLLWLTLAILTEDYQGSETKAYFDELSGYTAPQYSFEVRQGAFFYLKEVFGFTDQNLKDLLQATDHHAWQFRNFARRLLDELIQDPEYKKRVEILSMELKEEDLRYLDSTEY